In a genomic window of uncultured Flavobacterium sp.:
- a CDS encoding SDR family oxidoreductase produces the protein MKEDIKYTFSDEEWQSCIKVLNALKENPFENPDNNLFAGLITKIHKNAKKNIRTVSYTSKKQEDLQTSLNAELVSKALNGITLFSEKENPDEQQFTELNLPKNCYCCNQSYKLAHSFYTRLCPDCAVENYAKRFQNLDLKGRNVILTGGRVKVGFATALRLLRNNANVVLTTRFPALALEQFMQESDFENWKENLIVYGLDLRNLNAINDFISFYKSKFQSLDILINNAAQTIKYTDEYYQPLIKKEDKLLDIFHSNINLIANQTAVTKEVKALEYSSGEKTEVQLTRFGQPVDNREKTSWNSTLEEISMYELVEVNLINQIAPYFLIKELKPLFLNSHFEERFIVNVTSSEGIFSYTNKTIFHPHTNMTKAALNMMTLTSAKEFAVDSIFMTSVDVGWISTGAKESLRKKQFEEGYIPPLDSVDGASRIFDPIVDGINGKSIFGVLLKNYKVSQW, from the coding sequence ATGAAAGAAGATATAAAATATACTTTTAGTGACGAAGAATGGCAAAGCTGTATAAAGGTTTTAAACGCATTGAAAGAGAATCCGTTTGAGAATCCGGACAATAATTTGTTTGCCGGTTTGATTACCAAAATCCACAAAAATGCCAAAAAGAATATTCGGACAGTAAGTTATACTTCAAAAAAGCAAGAAGATCTTCAAACAAGTCTCAATGCCGAATTAGTATCAAAAGCTTTAAACGGAATCACTTTATTTTCGGAAAAAGAGAATCCTGACGAACAGCAATTTACCGAATTAAATTTGCCTAAAAACTGTTATTGCTGCAATCAATCTTATAAGTTGGCGCATAGTTTCTACACGAGACTTTGTCCGGATTGTGCGGTAGAAAATTATGCAAAACGTTTTCAGAATCTGGATTTAAAAGGCAGAAACGTTATTTTGACCGGAGGACGCGTAAAAGTTGGATTTGCAACCGCGCTTAGATTGTTGCGAAATAATGCAAATGTTGTACTTACAACTCGTTTTCCTGCGCTCGCTTTAGAGCAATTTATGCAGGAAAGTGATTTCGAAAACTGGAAAGAAAATCTAATAGTTTATGGTTTAGATTTGAGAAATTTAAACGCGATTAATGACTTTATTTCTTTTTATAAATCTAAATTTCAGAGTTTGGATATTTTGATTAATAATGCAGCACAAACCATAAAATATACGGATGAATATTACCAGCCTTTGATTAAAAAAGAAGACAAATTATTGGATATATTTCATTCGAATATAAATTTAATTGCAAATCAAACTGCCGTTACAAAAGAAGTAAAAGCATTAGAATATAGTTCTGGAGAGAAAACCGAAGTTCAACTAACACGTTTTGGACAACCGGTTGACAATCGCGAAAAGACAAGTTGGAATTCGACTTTGGAAGAAATTAGTATGTATGAATTGGTTGAGGTTAATTTGATCAATCAAATTGCGCCTTATTTTTTAATAAAAGAGCTAAAACCATTATTTCTGAACTCCCATTTTGAGGAACGTTTTATAGTAAATGTAACTTCGTCTGAAGGGATTTTTAGTTATACCAACAAAACCATTTTTCATCCGCATACCAATATGACAAAGGCGGCGTTGAATATGATGACGCTGACTTCGGCGAAGGAATTTGCGGTTGATTCTATATTTATGACGAGTGTTGATGTTGGCTGGATTTCGACAGGAGCAAAAGAAAGTTTGCGAAAAAAACAATTTGAAGAAGGATATATTCCGCCGCTGGATTCTGTAGATGGCGCCAGTAGAATTTTTGATCCAATAGTTGACGGAATCAACGGAAAAAGTATATTTGGGGTCTTATTGAAAAACTATAAAGTTTCTCAATGGTAA
- a CDS encoding AAA family ATPase produces MEIRKIHIKNFRLLKDFKLDLENNLSLIIGKNNTGKTSLLSVLEKFLTDKSTFSINDFHIDQIKKLEKLEKRNVINIGNDFDFKIQLFFEIFYDKEDSLKNISSLILNLEDENKVILGFEYYLNPDSYSNLIREYGLYKSENTKKNITDFLRKTDNKRFFKMEIKSFIFDGDEVISSQVIKDKNIISKIINFQSIKAKRDVNNSDSNRPDKTLSKLSSDYYESIENSQQEQDTIKKLNRELGSTDEKLNKIYPSVFKDVIKKVELFGGKIPGESSIKILSSLQSKNILKENTSVFYDQSNFQLPEDYHGLGYMNLFAMIFEIELKCKKFRRENEKLDNQIPADINLLFIEEPEAHMHPQMQHIFIKNISKILENEKNGLDSDGNKVAERLPFNLQGIVTTHSSHITAESDFDTVKYFYKIAKENKVICKNLKDLKKEYLVETNQYEFLKHYLTLNRAELFFADKAVLIEGDTERLLLPVMMVKLDSENKFDLPLLSQNISIIEVGAYSHIFEKFIDFIGIKYLIITDFDTCKNVKTGEFTKEGKPKSENILCRVDDPEANGSLNNAIKHFLNSYSFSVLKKSKVNFYLKKNSLCIAFQHYENNYHAKSFEDAFINLNRKFISDNKSVFRGLKNIKHFDLQGDAIKDAYDLAENCINKKTHFALDIIYYSSAENYTTWEIPSYIEEGLLWLQK; encoded by the coding sequence ATGGAAATAAGGAAAATACATATTAAGAATTTCAGATTATTAAAAGATTTTAAGTTAGATCTTGAAAATAATCTTTCATTAATAATTGGAAAAAATAACACAGGAAAAACTTCTCTTTTGTCAGTTTTAGAAAAATTCTTAACAGACAAGAGTACTTTTTCTATTAATGATTTTCATATAGATCAAATAAAAAAACTTGAAAAACTTGAAAAAAGAAATGTAATTAATATTGGTAATGATTTTGATTTTAAAATTCAATTATTTTTTGAAATTTTTTACGACAAAGAAGATAGTCTGAAAAATATATCATCTCTTATTTTAAATCTTGAAGATGAAAACAAGGTCATTCTAGGTTTTGAATATTATTTAAACCCAGACAGCTATAGCAATTTAATTAGAGAATATGGGCTTTATAAATCAGAAAATACTAAAAAAAATATTACTGATTTTCTAAGAAAAACAGATAATAAAAGATTTTTCAAAATGGAGATTAAATCCTTCATATTTGATGGAGATGAAGTTATAAGTTCTCAAGTAATTAAAGATAAAAATATAATTTCAAAAATTATAAATTTTCAAAGTATAAAGGCAAAACGGGATGTCAATAATTCTGATAGTAATAGACCAGATAAAACATTATCAAAATTATCGTCTGATTATTATGAAAGTATCGAGAATAGTCAGCAAGAACAAGATACTATAAAAAAACTTAATAGGGAGTTAGGAAGTACTGACGAGAAATTAAATAAAATTTATCCATCTGTTTTTAAAGATGTCATTAAAAAGGTAGAACTTTTCGGAGGAAAAATACCTGGAGAATCTTCAATTAAAATATTATCATCATTACAAAGTAAAAACATTTTAAAAGAAAATACTTCTGTTTTTTATGATCAATCAAATTTTCAATTACCTGAAGATTATCATGGTTTAGGATACATGAATTTGTTTGCGATGATTTTTGAAATAGAATTGAAGTGCAAAAAGTTTAGAAGAGAAAATGAAAAATTAGATAATCAAATTCCAGCGGATATTAATTTATTATTCATTGAAGAACCAGAAGCACATATGCATCCCCAAATGCAACACATTTTTATAAAAAATATATCAAAAATTTTAGAAAATGAAAAAAACGGTCTTGATTCAGATGGAAATAAAGTAGCTGAGAGATTACCGTTTAATCTTCAAGGAATAGTAACAACTCATTCTTCGCATATTACAGCAGAAAGTGATTTTGATACAGTAAAATACTTCTACAAAATTGCAAAGGAAAATAAAGTTATTTGCAAAAATTTAAAAGATTTAAAGAAAGAGTATTTAGTAGAAACAAATCAATATGAGTTTTTGAAGCATTATTTAACTTTAAATAGAGCCGAATTATTTTTTGCTGATAAAGCTGTTTTAATCGAAGGTGATACAGAAAGACTGCTATTGCCTGTTATGATGGTAAAATTGGACAGCGAAAATAAATTTGATTTACCATTATTATCGCAAAATATCTCAATTATTGAAGTTGGTGCTTATTCTCATATTTTTGAAAAGTTTATTGATTTTATTGGTATTAAATATCTAATTATAACTGATTTTGATACATGCAAAAATGTGAAAACAGGTGAATTTACCAAAGAAGGTAAACCTAAATCCGAAAATATTCTATGCAGAGTTGATGATCCAGAAGCTAATGGTAGTTTAAATAATGCTATAAAACATTTTTTAAATTCATACTCATTTAGTGTATTGAAAAAATCTAAAGTGAACTTTTATTTAAAAAAGAACTCATTATGCATTGCTTTTCAACACTATGAAAATAATTATCATGCGAAAAGTTTTGAAGATGCTTTCATAAATTTAAATAGAAAATTTATTTCTGATAATAAATCGGTTTTTAGAGGATTAAAAAATATTAAACATTTCGATTTACAAGGGGATGCAATTAAAGATGCGTACGATTTAGCTGAAAATTGTATTAATAAAAAAACGCATTTTGCATTAGATATTATTTATTATAGTTCTGCTGAGAATTATACTACTTGGGAAATTCCATCATATATAGAAGAAGGATTATTATGGCTACAGAAATAG
- a CDS encoding AAA family ATPase, translating to MSATDKLNAVLKHIKETFVGKNEIIDLLGIGLLAKENAFLLGPPGTAKSAIIRALSNGIDGGKNFEYLLTRFTEPNEIFGPFDIRKLKEGELITNTDGMMPEASMVFLDEIFNANSAILNSLLMALNEKIFRRGKETRKLPALMFVGASNVLPEDESLNALLDRFLIRIKCDYVEPDLLHEVLLAGWKLEAGNNREVPTIQADEIRELQLLCRQVDLTGIRNQYVDIVHSLRNTGIKVSDRRAVKLQNLIAASALMCGRNEAILSDLWVLKYIWDNEEQIEILEGIINQIIEKDDSILAHPQAMYNKAPDAESVMKEVNYLIEKWQDDSLSFEEQNVIKDKLRYIQTRCDWIKDVEQKKYIQNHIESLWQKILQTI from the coding sequence ATGAGCGCTACAGATAAATTAAATGCAGTTTTAAAGCATATCAAAGAAACTTTTGTTGGAAAAAACGAAATCATAGATTTATTAGGAATTGGATTATTGGCAAAAGAAAATGCCTTTTTGTTAGGACCTCCGGGAACGGCAAAAAGTGCGATTATCCGAGCTTTATCAAACGGAATTGATGGCGGGAAAAATTTCGAATATCTGTTAACGCGTTTTACAGAACCTAACGAGATTTTTGGACCTTTTGATATTCGAAAATTAAAAGAAGGAGAATTAATCACGAATACTGACGGAATGATGCCCGAAGCTTCGATGGTATTTCTCGATGAAATTTTTAATGCCAATTCAGCAATTTTGAATAGTTTGTTAATGGCACTTAACGAAAAAATATTCCGTAGAGGTAAAGAAACCAGAAAGTTGCCAGCGCTTATGTTTGTTGGAGCAAGTAACGTTTTACCCGAAGACGAATCGCTGAACGCATTATTAGACCGTTTTTTAATTCGTATAAAATGTGATTATGTTGAGCCGGATTTACTTCATGAAGTACTTTTGGCCGGTTGGAAATTAGAAGCTGGAAACAACAGAGAAGTTCCAACAATTCAGGCAGATGAAATTAGAGAATTGCAATTGCTTTGCCGTCAGGTTGATTTAACCGGAATACGCAATCAATATGTTGATATTGTGCATAGTCTTAGAAATACAGGAATAAAAGTTTCTGACAGACGTGCCGTAAAATTGCAGAATCTGATTGCTGCAAGTGCTTTAATGTGTGGTCGAAATGAAGCAATTTTATCTGATTTATGGGTTTTAAAATACATTTGGGATAACGAAGAACAAATCGAAATCCTGGAAGGAATCATTAATCAGATAATTGAAAAAGACGACTCGATTTTGGCACATCCGCAAGCAATGTATAATAAAGCTCCGGATGCCGAAAGCGTGATGAAAGAGGTTAATTATTTAATCGAAAAATGGCAGGATGATAGTCTTTCGTTTGAAGAACAAAACGTCATTAAAGATAAATTAAGATACATTCAAACGCGTTGCGACTGGATTAAAGATGTTGAACAAAAGAAATATATTCAGAATCATATAGAATCTTTGTGGCAGAAAATTCTTCAAACTATTTAA
- a CDS encoding 3'-5' exonuclease yields MKTTDKIIIIDLEATCWQTTVPQGQENEIIEIGLAVLDSETGAITQNQGILIKPQRSIVSPFCTELTTITQDLLDKNGVSFEEAIEKLVDEYNPDLYTWASYGQYDLNMLRKQCKSFGIPYPMGEEHINVKASFGDKFGLVKPTGMNGALHLLDIPLEGTHHRGIDDAKNIAKILHWCLQN; encoded by the coding sequence ATGAAAACTACAGATAAAATTATTATCATCGATTTAGAAGCCACATGTTGGCAAACTACTGTTCCGCAAGGTCAGGAAAATGAAATTATAGAGATTGGATTGGCAGTTCTGGATTCAGAAACTGGTGCGATAACTCAAAATCAAGGAATTTTGATAAAACCACAACGTTCGATTGTAAGTCCGTTTTGTACAGAATTGACAACGATTACGCAAGATTTACTGGATAAAAACGGAGTAAGTTTTGAGGAAGCAATCGAGAAATTAGTTGACGAATATAATCCGGATTTATATACCTGGGCGAGTTACGGTCAATACGATCTCAATATGCTGAGAAAGCAATGTAAGTCATTCGGGATTCCGTATCCAATGGGAGAGGAGCATATTAATGTGAAAGCCTCGTTTGGAGATAAATTTGGTTTAGTAAAACCAACCGGAATGAACGGAGCCTTGCATTTGCTGGATATTCCGCTGGAAGGAACGCATCACAGAGGAATTGATGATGCAAAGAATATCGCTAAAATTTTGCATTGGTGTTTACAGAATTAG
- a CDS encoding slipin family protein — MKYYVRKFIVSSNDKALLFVNGTFVKELKAGTHYFWNNTITIEVKTVDARQQQVEISGQELLTKDKAGLRINFFVRYQVIDIMKALVDNKDFEKQLYVAMQLALRAFVGGLTLDELLAKKDAIAESILAEVTTKITELGLTISDAGIRDVILPGDMKEIMNQVLVAEKKAQANSIMRREETAATRSLLNTAKLMEENEMLWKLKEMEYVEKIADKIGEITISGSGNVIGQLKEIFVK; from the coding sequence TTGAAATACTATGTTCGAAAATTCATCGTCTCGAGCAACGACAAAGCTTTGTTGTTTGTAAATGGAACTTTCGTTAAAGAATTAAAAGCGGGAACGCACTATTTCTGGAACAATACCATTACAATCGAAGTTAAAACTGTTGATGCAAGACAACAACAAGTGGAGATTTCCGGACAAGAATTGTTGACAAAAGATAAGGCAGGATTAAGAATCAATTTCTTTGTGAGATATCAGGTTATTGATATTATGAAAGCGCTTGTTGATAACAAAGACTTTGAAAAACAATTGTATGTGGCAATGCAATTGGCTTTAAGAGCTTTTGTTGGCGGATTGACTTTGGATGAGTTATTGGCGAAAAAAGATGCTATTGCAGAATCTATTTTGGCAGAAGTAACTACTAAAATAACTGAATTAGGTTTGACAATTTCTGATGCGGGAATCCGTGACGTGATTTTGCCAGGAGATATGAAAGAAATCATGAATCAGGTTTTGGTTGCCGAGAAAAAAGCGCAAGCCAACAGCATTATGCGAAGAGAAGAAACCGCTGCAACAAGAAGTTTGCTAAACACAGCAAAGCTGATGGAAGAAAACGAAATGTTGTGGAAATTAAAAGAGATGGAATACGTAGAAAAAATCGCCGACAAAATTGGAGAAATCACAATTTCTGGAAGCGGAAACGTAATTGGTCAATTGAAAGAAATCTTCGTAAAATAG
- a CDS encoding ribosomal protein L7/L12, whose amino-acid sequence MEFQKYFQSYEDYFWEWDNQIFSEDSVFESLAIPNGQTIGYEKFVFEILEYLSEDSIPPFGSLLLAIIATNPENCDSIQLIYELAKSKDKTDSFRTVKSTEASDFFRIGASIGFIKILASLPDEYKVGQKRMKLFQTIFHKCHNRISDEKAKKILKEYREHRHHLARAGVKDAFNEANFIKDFRTLALLKVKFPTVQSLLKAMEDIPHEDLGDKLKEEVLEEKNLSDNVTSFVDQLIEEDKTFHVGSLIKRLWSGLNIPLHHNHPSEQPLGGISDLTNKGDFDKLVISEFAYDDDVFMSRIANNEALYIQREVPPEADKFVRILLIDSSLKNWGNPKILSFASAIAIARHPKTDIECKAFIVGKNYEEISFDNVNNVIDALSNLSGKLDCSDGLNSFFLENKISSKNQEVFLFSSEESLKLAPMQKVTNEYFADIKYTFSVGMQDVTVFKNHNKGKKKLQHIIMPLDELWVRNSKEIEIRDVAESLDKESLPLLYPVERFYYNIFQDGNVFYQCLGRTLFMFQNNYEFKKALKKITSNAALVGKGEFALKTNPDRERILLNYYFYDGVHNISFLNLETNELKSRKGKKENLPQKNLSAFESHGMFYLTDNISYWILNDDFTITHVKGENIKLAYDDYFEKRANFIRDYKASRTKYNTIKRLETVAIDEDVLMINGYYLRSLKFEKERSVFRPDHAIVLKEKVNLILKNRGESAMEIIKIIKNNTDKDLKEAKEIVETQFGVVLRNVTKEIAEKLKKKIEAAGAICFIETAFFVAKDGSRISNKDGILVFESNDTSVNKFYIPFVLNVQSTMVSGQEWTGNQFFFSEDHKQISTTLERFEKNYLKPFIQNITHHGA is encoded by the coding sequence ATGGAATTTCAAAAATACTTTCAATCATACGAGGACTATTTCTGGGAATGGGACAATCAGATATTTTCTGAAGATAGTGTATTTGAGTCGCTCGCAATTCCGAATGGACAAACTATTGGTTACGAAAAATTTGTCTTTGAAATTTTAGAATATTTATCAGAAGACTCAATTCCGCCATTTGGATCATTATTGTTGGCTATAATTGCCACGAATCCTGAGAATTGTGATTCTATCCAGTTGATTTATGAATTAGCAAAAAGTAAGGACAAAACAGATTCTTTTAGAACTGTAAAATCTACAGAAGCTTCTGATTTTTTTAGAATTGGCGCAAGTATTGGTTTTATAAAAATATTGGCTTCTTTGCCTGATGAATATAAAGTTGGGCAGAAAAGAATGAAACTTTTTCAGACGATATTTCACAAATGTCACAACAGAATTTCTGATGAAAAAGCCAAAAAAATCCTTAAAGAATATAGAGAACACAGACATCATTTGGCAAGAGCCGGAGTAAAAGATGCGTTTAATGAGGCAAATTTTATAAAGGATTTCAGAACATTAGCTTTGCTAAAAGTTAAGTTTCCTACCGTTCAGTCTTTGCTAAAAGCGATGGAAGATATTCCGCATGAGGATTTAGGAGACAAACTAAAAGAAGAAGTTCTGGAAGAAAAAAACCTGTCTGATAATGTAACGAGTTTTGTAGATCAGCTTATTGAAGAAGATAAAACATTTCATGTAGGAAGCCTTATCAAACGACTTTGGTCCGGATTAAATATTCCTTTGCATCATAATCATCCAAGCGAACAACCGTTGGGAGGAATCTCAGATTTGACGAATAAAGGTGATTTTGACAAACTCGTTATTTCTGAATTTGCTTATGACGATGATGTTTTTATGTCCAGAATTGCCAATAACGAAGCACTTTATATTCAAAGAGAAGTTCCGCCTGAAGCCGATAAATTCGTGCGTATTTTGTTAATAGATAGTTCACTGAAAAACTGGGGAAATCCTAAGATTCTTTCTTTTGCTTCGGCAATTGCGATAGCGAGACATCCCAAAACAGATATCGAGTGCAAGGCTTTTATAGTTGGAAAAAACTATGAAGAAATATCTTTTGACAATGTAAATAACGTGATTGATGCTTTGAGTAATCTTAGCGGAAAATTGGATTGTTCAGACGGATTGAATTCTTTTTTTCTTGAAAATAAAATCAGCAGTAAGAATCAGGAAGTATTTCTTTTTTCATCCGAAGAAAGTCTAAAACTTGCTCCAATGCAGAAAGTTACGAATGAGTATTTTGCAGATATAAAGTACACTTTTTCAGTAGGAATGCAGGATGTTACAGTTTTTAAAAACCACAATAAAGGCAAAAAAAAGCTTCAGCATATCATAATGCCTTTAGACGAATTGTGGGTTCGAAACAGTAAGGAAATCGAAATTAGAGATGTTGCAGAAAGTCTGGATAAGGAAAGTTTGCCATTATTATATCCAGTAGAAAGATTTTATTATAATATTTTTCAAGACGGAAATGTTTTTTACCAATGTTTGGGACGTACTTTATTTATGTTTCAGAATAATTATGAGTTTAAGAAGGCATTAAAAAAGATAACATCAAATGCTGCTTTAGTTGGTAAAGGTGAATTTGCATTAAAAACGAATCCTGACAGAGAACGAATTCTATTAAATTATTATTTCTATGATGGTGTTCACAATATTAGTTTTTTAAATCTTGAGACTAACGAACTTAAAAGCCGGAAAGGAAAAAAAGAGAATCTTCCTCAAAAGAATCTATCTGCGTTTGAATCTCATGGAATGTTTTATTTAACGGATAATATTAGTTATTGGATTCTTAATGACGATTTCACAATTACGCATGTTAAAGGAGAAAACATAAAATTGGCATATGATGATTATTTTGAAAAAAGAGCCAATTTTATTAGAGATTATAAGGCAAGCAGAACTAAATATAACACGATTAAAAGACTAGAGACTGTTGCGATAGATGAAGATGTTTTAATGATAAATGGATATTATTTAAGAAGTCTAAAATTTGAAAAAGAAAGATCAGTTTTTCGACCAGATCATGCGATAGTTTTAAAAGAAAAAGTAAATCTGATTTTAAAAAACAGAGGAGAGTCTGCAATGGAAATCATAAAAATCATAAAAAACAATACTGATAAAGATTTGAAAGAGGCAAAAGAAATTGTCGAAACTCAGTTTGGCGTTGTTTTGAGGAATGTGACAAAAGAAATTGCAGAAAAATTGAAGAAGAAAATTGAAGCGGCTGGTGCAATCTGTTTTATTGAAACGGCATTTTTTGTAGCTAAAGACGGAAGCAGAATTTCAAATAAAGATGGAATCTTAGTTTTTGAAAGTAATGATACTAGTGTTAACAAATTTTATATTCCTTTTGTTCTAAATGTGCAATCTACTATGGTATCGGGACAAGAATGGACAGGAAATCAATTCTTTTTTTCAGAAGACCATAAACAAATAAGTACAACATTAGAGAGATTTGAAAAGAATTACTTGAAACCATTCATTCAGAATATTACACATCATGGAGCTTAA
- a CDS encoding helix-turn-helix transcriptional regulator, which yields MSTATKPKHIGRNISRIRELRGMKQEALAEAIGLSQQTVSGIEGSEEVDAKRLLEIAKVLGVTVEAIENFSEESVFNYFNNFYDNSASNGQINGPNNNCTFNALDKVVELYERLVQSEKEKVEYLEKLLKEK from the coding sequence ATGAGCACAGCAACTAAACCAAAACACATTGGCAGAAATATTAGCCGAATCAGAGAGCTTCGTGGAATGAAACAAGAAGCGCTTGCAGAAGCTATTGGACTAAGTCAACAAACTGTTTCCGGAATTGAAGGAAGCGAAGAAGTTGACGCTAAAAGACTTCTAGAAATTGCAAAAGTTCTGGGAGTTACGGTAGAAGCTATTGAAAACTTTTCGGAAGAATCTGTTTTTAATTATTTCAATAACTTTTATGATAATAGTGCGAGTAATGGTCAGATAAATGGTCCAAACAACAATTGTACTTTTAATGCTCTTGATAAAGTTGTTGAGCTTTACGAACGTTTGGTTCAATCTGAAAAAGAAAAGGTTGAATATTTAGAAAAGTTGTTGAAAGAGAAATAA
- a CDS encoding AAA family ATPase, translating to MATEIEDIFKAIDSGNHFLLSGGAGSGKTHTLIELLNKIYKDNPKVSIACITFTNVAADEIQDRTDYDNLVISTIHDFLWMNISPYQINLKKSLIELNPDDDLNFDEIERIDYREYRNFKKGIIKHEDVLNIAEHLFITYPLLSKIIKDKYDYIFIDEYQDTYKPVIEIFFNHLNKTSKRNVIGLFGDSMQSIYQDGNNLSEYLGDKGNNIPQIIEVPKKVNRRNPQSVIDLANNIRLDPLKQKAEINSDAPNNKDGAIKQGKTKFIYSKKENNDAYNIIKAKFCKDWDFKDSKNTKLLLLSHSLIASEVGFPSLMDIYDKDKIVGNGGYVERIKKYIEKKSIKDDLTDMSFIEVINILLKKIDESLEFEIGMNKLNLIINNGSDLNYVKSMNQLNKEYLEIKEILPTEGIYEFLYDNVGIFDLAKNMNFEVLKKIYLNKDKLIGKKKSKNEESNKRSEERDYLIRHLMRIQEIISLYEHKNYYSLINKSDFKINKGEHKAELNKKIKDLYLIKGENIETVMKKADELRLCQIDELTKDFLDKNKFLFERLKNVSFKEIESLYKYVENETVYSTQHGIKGAEFNNVLVFLDKSANTKLNYKALFEKTVGKESIIDRTQKLFYVCCTRAMDDLIVFYNDEFSEEVIKQAKIWFGEKNIFDIDDLMT from the coding sequence ATGGCTACAGAAATAGAAGATATATTTAAAGCTATCGACTCAGGAAACCATTTTCTTTTAAGTGGTGGTGCTGGTAGTGGAAAAACTCACACATTGATTGAGTTATTAAATAAAATATATAAAGATAATCCTAAAGTTAGTATAGCATGTATAACATTTACAAATGTTGCTGCTGATGAAATTCAGGATCGTACGGATTATGATAATTTAGTGATTTCAACAATTCACGATTTTTTGTGGATGAATATTAGTCCATATCAAATTAACTTGAAAAAATCGCTTATAGAATTAAATCCAGATGATGATTTAAATTTTGATGAAATTGAAAGAATAGATTATCGTGAATATAGGAACTTTAAAAAAGGTATAATAAAGCATGAGGATGTACTTAATATAGCAGAACACTTATTTATAACATATCCATTATTGTCTAAAATTATAAAAGACAAATATGATTATATTTTTATCGATGAGTATCAAGATACTTATAAGCCTGTAATTGAGATATTCTTTAACCATTTAAATAAAACAAGTAAAAGAAATGTGATTGGGCTTTTTGGAGATAGCATGCAATCAATTTATCAAGATGGAAATAATTTATCAGAATATCTTGGAGATAAGGGAAATAATATTCCTCAAATTATTGAAGTACCGAAAAAAGTTAATCGTAGAAATCCTCAAAGTGTAATTGATTTAGCTAATAATATTAGATTAGATCCGTTAAAGCAAAAGGCAGAAATAAATTCAGATGCACCAAATAATAAAGATGGAGCTATCAAACAAGGGAAAACAAAATTTATATACTCTAAAAAAGAAAACAACGATGCTTATAACATAATAAAGGCAAAGTTCTGTAAAGATTGGGATTTTAAGGATTCAAAAAATACCAAGCTTCTTCTTTTGTCTCACTCCCTTATTGCAAGCGAGGTAGGATTTCCTAGTTTAATGGATATATACGATAAAGATAAAATAGTTGGAAATGGTGGATATGTTGAAAGAATAAAAAAATATATTGAAAAAAAGTCGATAAAAGATGATTTAACTGATATGTCATTTATTGAAGTTATTAATATTTTATTAAAAAAAATAGATGAAAGTTTAGAGTTTGAAATAGGTATGAACAAATTAAATCTTATCATTAACAACGGATCAGATTTAAATTATGTTAAGTCTATGAATCAACTTAATAAAGAATATCTTGAAATTAAAGAGATACTACCTACAGAAGGGATTTATGAATTTTTATATGATAATGTAGGAATATTTGATCTTGCGAAAAACATGAATTTTGAAGTACTTAAAAAGATTTATTTAAATAAAGATAAATTAATAGGGAAAAAGAAAAGTAAGAATGAAGAATCAAATAAAAGAAGTGAGGAAAGAGATTATTTGATAAGGCATTTGATGCGAATTCAAGAAATAATATCGCTGTATGAACATAAAAATTATTATTCTTTAATTAATAAAAGTGATTTTAAAATTAATAAAGGCGAACACAAAGCAGAACTAAATAAAAAGATAAAAGATCTTTATTTAATCAAGGGAGAAAATATAGAAACTGTGATGAAAAAGGCAGACGAACTTCGATTATGTCAGATTGATGAGCTCACTAAAGATTTTTTGGATAAAAATAAGTTTCTATTTGAACGTTTGAAAAATGTTAGTTTTAAAGAAATTGAATCTCTATATAAATATGTTGAAAATGAAACAGTTTACTCTACACAACATGGTATAAAAGGTGCAGAATTTAATAATGTTTTAGTTTTTCTTGATAAAAGTGCCAATACAAAACTAAATTATAAAGCTCTTTTTGAAAAAACTGTTGGTAAAGAATCCATAATTGATAGAACTCAAAAGTTATTTTATGTTTGTTGTACTAGAGCAATGGATGATTTAATTGTTTTTTATAATGATGAATTTAGTGAAGAAGTAATAAAGCAGGCTAAAATTTGGTTCGGAGAAAAGAATATATTTGATATTGATGATTTAATGACTTAA